Part of the Natrialbaceae archaeon AArc-T1-2 genome, CGGACCGATGCCGACGCGGTCGACTGGACGTTCTGTGAGCGAGCGGGGATCGACGTCACACGACGCCAGACGGGCGGCGGCGGCATCTACCACGACGCGTACGCGGACATCTCGTACACGATCGTCGCGCCCGCCGAGGACGTCCCCAGCGACCTGATGGACTGTTACCGGCTGTTCTGTGAGCCGATCCTCGCAGCCCTCGAGACGATGGGCGTCGACGCCGGCTTCGCGGCCACGGAACGGGCGGCGATCCTCGAGCCCTCCTGTTACCTCCGGGACGTTCATCCGGCCCACGACGTCGTGGCTCCAGCCAGCGACGGGCGTGCGAAAAAGCTCAGCGGTAACGCCCAGTACCGCCAGCGCGACGTCGTCATCCAGCACGGCTCGATCAGCTACGCCCGCGAGCCCGCCCGCCACCTCGGGGTCTTCGCCGATCACGAAACCTCGTCGGCGGCGTTCACCGACCGGGTGACGAGCATCCGCGAACAGGCAGCGATCGATCGCGAGACCGCCGTCGAGACGCTCGCGGACGCGCTCGGGGAGTGGTGTAACGCCGAGGAAGGCGACTGGCGCGAAGACGAACTCGAGGCCGCACGCGAACTCGCCGCCGACAAGTACGGCACCGACGCGTGGATCCGCGACCGGGACGCTCAAGCGGCGGACTCGAGCCGGTGACGGCCGCCGTCAGCGATCGGCGACGGCGTTCCGAAGCGTTCCGACGCCCTCGTAGGTGACCTCGACGTCGTCGCCGGGTTCGATCAGGCCGGGGTTCTCGGGGCTGCCGAAGGCGATCACGTCGCCCGGTCGGAAGGTGAACCGACGGGAGAGATGTGCGATCAGCTCGTACGGCCCGAACAGCATCAGGTCGGTGTTCGCCTCCTGGCGGCGCTCGCCGGCGACGTCGGTCCACATCTCGATCCCGCGCGGATCGAGGTCGGTCTCGAGCCACGGCCCCAGCGGCGCGGCACCGTCGAAGGCCTTCCGGGCGGTCCGACCGACCTGATCGAGCGCGTCGACGTCGTTCAGGATCGTATAGCCCCGGACGACCTCGGGGACGTCTTCGGGCTCGAGGTCGCGACAGCGCTCGTCGATCACGGCCGCCAGCTCGCCCGCGTAGGTCAGCTCGTCCGTGAAGTCGGGGTAGGGAATCGGTCGGTCGTGACCAACGAGTGCGGTCGGGGGTTTGATGAAGAAGTCGGGTTCCTCGGGTCGTTCGTATTCCATCTGCTCGAGCGTCGCCGCGTAGTTACGTCCGACGCAGTAAAGCGCCGAGGGCTCACACGGCGGGAGGAGGTGGCCGTCCCGGCCGACCTCGTAGCGACCGTCGTCGGCGTAGACGACGCCGTCTTCGTACCGCCCGGCAACCGGCCCCTCCGGAGTCGCAAGTCGTGCGAGTCGCATACGCCCGCTCGCCGAGCCGAGGGGTTAGGTATGTCGATCCGTCCGAACGCCGCTCGAGCGTGATCGACCCGCCCTCGGACGCATCGATCGGAACGTGGCGAACGTTGCCGGGGCTGTCGACGGGGCGAGACGGACCGTCCGGACCGGCCGGTCGGCGTATCGTCGGCAAAGCGGCGATCTGAACCGATAGACGCCGCCAATCGGCGTCACAGGCACGGTCCAGATTTACCCTCGCTGGTAGCTTTATCCCGTTGTCTGACCAACAGTATCGTGTATGTCCGACTACGACACCGACGTACTCGTCTCGGCTGACTGGGTCGAGGACCACCTCGAGGAGTTCCAGTCCGACGATCCCGAGTATCGACTCGTCGAGATCGAGAGCCCGAGTCCGCCAGACAACGACTTCCCCTCGCTGTACGACGAGGGCCACATCCCGGGCGCGATTGGCCTCAACTGGGACGAGGACCTCTCCGATCCCGACCAGCGCGACATCCTCAAAAAGGACG contains:
- a CDS encoding lipoate--protein ligase family protein, which translates into the protein MTDVAGREWRLVRDDARDGPTQMALEEVAGETALAEGVRTVRVFSWEPSTLSLGYRTDADAVDWTFCERAGIDVTRRQTGGGGIYHDAYADISYTIVAPAEDVPSDLMDCYRLFCEPILAALETMGVDAGFAATERAAILEPSCYLRDVHPAHDVVAPASDGRAKKLSGNAQYRQRDVVIQHGSISYAREPARHLGVFADHETSSAAFTDRVTSIREQAAIDRETAVETLADALGEWCNAEEGDWREDELEAARELAADKYGTDAWIRDRDAQAADSSR
- a CDS encoding fumarylacetoacetate hydrolase family protein, whose translation is MRLARLATPEGPVAGRYEDGVVYADDGRYEVGRDGHLLPPCEPSALYCVGRNYAATLEQMEYERPEEPDFFIKPPTALVGHDRPIPYPDFTDELTYAGELAAVIDERCRDLEPEDVPEVVRGYTILNDVDALDQVGRTARKAFDGAAPLGPWLETDLDPRGIEMWTDVAGERRQEANTDLMLFGPYELIAHLSRRFTFRPGDVIAFGSPENPGLIEPGDDVEVTYEGVGTLRNAVADR